TTGCGACATCAAGTTTCATTTCCGAAACTTCCTTCAAACGCTAGATTTTTAGAGAGAGGTTCTTATAGTCTAACAAGTGCTCCATTGATATGTATCGTTTTCGATTTTAGTGGATCAACAAGTTGAATGCATTAACTAAATTCCAACTAATTTTGTAGATAACATCGCTAAAAAGCGGTCGTTTCCAGTTCGGGATTAGCCTGGACATCGTGCTCTTCCTTTCATGTGTGGCATCTTAACTACTTATCACAGTTTGAAAAGGGATCTCCTACTCATCAGCTGGTGGGCTGCTAAAACTCTCCAGTTTTTGGGGGATTCACAGCGCCACAGGCTTCTTTAAAATTGGTGGCGTTCAGCGGACTGAAGTAATCCTCGTGCAGGAAGCGAATGATGTTCTCGATGGGACAGAGATCGGCTTTGTTGCCCCTGGAATCCCTGGTGACCCGTAGGCTTTTGCCTCCCTCGCAGAAATCGATCTGCTGCGTGACATCCTTTCCATTGTACACCACGCGGAAGTAGTAATCGGTGTGAGCTTCGCTCCGGTAAACTTCGAATGCAAGTCTGGAGGCATAGGCTATGGTTTGGCCCTGGCTGGTGATGATTCCCAGGGCAGCTGTGAGATACTGCATGGTGCAGTCGTGTCCAGAGTAGAGGACAAACTTCGTCCTGTCGCCAGAGATCATCTTCAGCATGTAGCTGACTATGTGACGGATCATTCCATAGGATCGCAGCAATCCGGACAGCTTGTAGTACGAGTGACCAGCGGAGCGTTGCGATAGCTCGTCCGCAAAGGACATCAGTGTGTCCACGTGGCTGGGCTCGACGCAGCCCTCTTGAGCTTCATCCGCCTGCACTGAGGGATTCCCATTTTCCACCTCGGGGGAGTCGGGTTCCACCTGTGTCTGCGCCTCCTGGGGACAAGTAACATGAAACCTCCAACATTGCAGGAGCTCTTTAATAGTTACCTGCATCAAGTTGGCAGCTGTTTCATCCTGATCTATATTAATCACATCCACCAGTTCCTGATTGGAGTTCTTTCTAATGGGCTTTGGCGTGGAAAGTGCTTTTTTCCTGCGACACGGCAAGGTGGCGTCGTGGCATAGAACCGTCAAAAGGGCATCCACCACCTCGAAGGGATTACTTATGCCATTCGGAGTGTGCTGCAGTATGGTGCCTCCGATCCACTGCATCACATCCAGGACATCGCCACGTTTCAGAAGCTGCTTATCGCCCATGGCCTCCAGACGTTTCCGCAGCAGTGCCGACTGAGGACAGCTGCACTCGCCGAAGCAGAAAGCCATGCTGTGCGATTCCCGAACATTCAAAGCCAGCCACTTGTCCGCCGGAAGCAGGGTGAACAGCATGGCCAATGCGGACTGGAAGGTGCGACGATAGCGAGTGGTGAAGACCACAACCTCATCCGAATTCAGAAGCGTGTGAGGCGTCGTTTCCACTGAGGCTCGGTTCGGATTCGGTTTGAGCAGAAGACTCAGTGGATGAGCGTAGACCTGGTGCATGATGTCGCCCACGTGTAGCAGCTGCGAGATTCCCCTAGTGAATAGGAAGTAAGGCGTATGATTAATAGCGGCATTGAATCCCGTAGTGCATTCACTCACTTGTAGGTGAGCTGCCCCAGTGGACAACCACGTTCTGTGGCCGGCAGCAGTGGAAAGCCATGGAACGGCCCCACCTTGTTCCAGTACATGTGATTTGATCCCGAAGCGGAGCTACTCGAGTTGTACAGAAAGCTGCGATACCTAAAGGAATACCACGTAGCaatgaataaatatttcggGAAATGTGGTAACCCACCTGTTGACCAGGTTATCTGAGCCACCACTCACGCCGCAGTTGATGCCAGCACTGCGAACGTGGGATATGGGTCCCCGATCCCCGTGCCTGATGACCAGGAGCACGCCCTGAAGCTTCCAACCCTCCAAGATGCCGCCATCATCCAAACGCTGCAGTTGAGCCAACGGAGCACAGCGTTCTCTGTACTTGGCGAATCGTTGTGCAGTGGAAGATGGCAAACTATCGCCGCCCAAGGAACTGACGGTGCCAGACGAGCTGGGCCCGAAAACTGAGCCACCGCCTGGAGTCGACTCAACATTGCCCATGTAGCGATACATTCCTAAAAAGGATTATCAAAGGTAGGGATTAGCTATTGGCTTAGGAATATAACAAAGCACTTCTCGTCTTATGCGAGTGTTGACAACCATTAAGTAATTGGGTCAATTTaagaatatttaatatttatatttgaatatatatttaatgtttTCTAATGATTGCCATAATTTCTACTTTTTCACTTACCCGCTATAAGAAGGAATATCCAGACGCTGAGCAGCACATAGCAGTAGAAGGCTCTGTGTTGGGTGGCCACTCGCATCAGTTCCTTGAGCAGCCTCATCCTGGCCAGAAAGTCCGGCTCTTAACTGCTGCCCGCTAGCTCCACTGCTGCTCCTCGGCATCAACTCGTTGGGCGGCACTCCTGGAGGGTTTTCTGCCGATTAGATAGCTCAGATATACTCCTATCCAGCTCTTAAATTCCAGGCTATAGCTCCGTTTTACGGGGATTGCGTTTTGAGTGCTAAGTGTAGAAAAAAACAAGGTTTAAGCGTTTACGTGGAGCACGACTAATTGGCAGGGCATGCGCACTGGAGGCCACATTGTTATCAGCTGTTGGCACAGAGGTGGTGGACAAAGGGGGAGTTTGAACAGCCAAGcctgtatttatatataggtATATTAAAAAGTAAAAGCCGTGTGGTGTTCAGTATAAGCTTAGCATCAAGCTAGAGTGCACTCTTTAATAACAATCATGGTGTTCCCAATACATATGCGGCTTTGGCTCAATGCGGAATAAATATGCGTAAACTATTGGCCGGCTGAAAGGCGGGGCTTCGTTCGCCTTTGCAGCCTGGTTTAAAATATGTTggatatataaatgtatagtCTGGCAGATCTGGGATCTTGGTGGTTCTGAGTTATGGGATTAGTTACACCCTACTGTTTGGTCGCAGTCAGGGCCAAAACGGTGAAGCGCACTTCGTTGGGATCGCGAGCCATGAACTCCTTGCAGACCTTGGCCGCATCCTTCACAAAAGTCTCCTCCGAAGTTGGTCCGTGCTTGATCGGGAAGGACTTGCGGCCATCCAGCTCGTACAGAGTACCCTCCTTGTTCACCAGTGCGATGAAGTGGTGAATCACCTTCACATGATCGGCGGCATTGGTCTGGCCCTCTTGAGCCAAGGCCTGATGATCGGCGGTGAACTCCTTGTCGTTCTCCAGGGCCTTTCCGCGTTCCTCCGGGGACAAGGAAACTGTCTTCT
This genomic stretch from Drosophila mauritiana strain mau12 chromosome 2L, ASM438214v1, whole genome shotgun sequence harbors:
- the LOC117150292 gene encoding 2-phosphoxylose phosphatase 1, which translates into the protein MRLLKELMRVATQHRAFYCYVLLSVWIFLLIAGMYRYMGNVESTPGGGSVFGPSSSGTVSSLGGDSLPSSTAQRFAKYRERCAPLAQLQRLDDGGILEGWKLQGVLLVIRHGDRGPISHVRSAGINCGVSGGSDNLVNRYRSFLYNSSSSASGSNHMYWNKVGPFHGFPLLPATERGCPLGQLTYKGISQLLHVGDIMHQVYAHPLSLLLKPNPNRASVETTPHTLLNSDEVVVFTTRYRRTFQSALAMLFTLLPADKWLALNVRESHSMAFCFGECSCPQSALLRKRLEAMGDKQLLKRGDVLDVMQWIGGTILQHTPNGISNPFEVVDALLTVLCHDATLPCRRKKALSTPKPIRKNSNQELVDVINIDQDETAANLMQEAQTQVEPDSPEVENGNPSVQADEAQEGCVEPSHVDTLMSFADELSQRSAGHSYYKLSGLLRSYGMIRHIVSYMLKMISGDRTKFVLYSGHDCTMQYLTAALGIITSQGQTIAYASRLAFEVYRSEAHTDYYFRVVYNGKDVTQQIDFCEGGKSLRVTRDSRGNKADLCPIENIIRFLHEDYFSPLNATNFKEACGAVNPPKTGEF